The following are encoded together in the Candidatus Bandiella woodruffii genome:
- a CDS encoding 6-carboxytetrahydropterin synthase codes for MIRCTQILSFDSAHRIIGHKGNCKMLHGHRYTVEATFESEELDELGMVIDFAVIKEQFNSWLNQNWDHNVILSVEDEILGQKIESITGQEIFYMDANPTAENMAYYLLNHVCPLIFANNKVKCVKIKLYETPNCYVVANA; via the coding sequence ATGATACGCTGCACACAAATATTAAGTTTTGATTCCGCTCATAGAATTATTGGTCACAAAGGGAACTGTAAGATGTTACACGGACATAGATACACCGTTGAAGCAACATTTGAATCTGAAGAACTAGATGAATTAGGTATGGTCATAGATTTCGCTGTCATAAAAGAGCAATTCAATAGCTGGCTTAATCAAAATTGGGATCACAACGTGATTCTAAGTGTAGAAGATGAAATCTTAGGGCAAAAAATAGAAAGCATCACCGGACAAGAGATATTTTACATGGATGCAAATCCAACAGCAGAAAATATGGCGTATTATCTATTAAACCACGTCTGCCCCCTCATCTTCGCAAATAACAAAGTGAAGTGCGTAAAAATAAAACTCTACGAAACTCCAAATTGTTATGTCGTAGCCAATGCTTAA
- the ispH gene encoding 4-hydroxy-3-methylbut-2-enyl diphosphate reductase: protein MSLINQIAPVLEIYLANPRGFCAGVERAVKIVELALKKYGAPIYVRHEIVHNKYVVEQLQDAGAIFVEEVDEIPNGAVAIFSAHGVSKKVEDRAKFLDLHVIDATCPLVTKVHLQAQKFEREGSKIVLIGHAKHPEIEGTSGRVKQEVFIVSDVDDVEKIPFSRSDNIAYVTQTTLSLDDTKNIIEQLKTKYPKVKGPELNNICFATQNRQEAVKNLAKIVDTIFVIGAKNSSNSNRLRDIAESCGVQAYLLNDESEVDHNILKNTNRLGITAGASAPEILVGNLIQKIAQSRRIEVKNVDGIIETVKFKIPNLLKDADV, encoded by the coding sequence ATGTCTTTAATAAATCAAATAGCTCCTGTATTAGAGATATATTTAGCCAATCCAAGAGGGTTTTGTGCAGGAGTGGAAAGAGCAGTCAAAATTGTGGAATTAGCACTAAAAAAGTATGGAGCACCAATTTACGTGCGACACGAAATAGTTCATAATAAATATGTGGTTGAGCAGCTTCAAGATGCAGGAGCTATTTTCGTTGAAGAGGTAGATGAAATACCAAACGGTGCAGTTGCAATTTTCTCAGCACATGGTGTGAGCAAAAAGGTTGAAGATCGTGCAAAATTTTTGGACTTACATGTAATTGACGCAACCTGTCCATTGGTAACAAAAGTGCATTTACAAGCGCAAAAATTTGAAAGAGAGGGGAGTAAAATTGTTTTAATTGGACATGCAAAGCATCCGGAAATTGAGGGAACTAGCGGGAGAGTAAAACAAGAAGTTTTCATTGTTAGCGATGTTGATGATGTGGAGAAAATACCCTTCTCGCGTAGTGACAACATAGCATATGTTACTCAAACAACCCTAAGTCTTGACGATACCAAAAACATAATAGAACAGTTAAAAACCAAATATCCAAAGGTTAAAGGTCCCGAACTGAATAACATTTGCTTTGCCACCCAAAACAGACAAGAAGCTGTCAAGAATCTGGCCAAAATAGTTGATACTATCTTTGTAATCGGTGCTAAAAATAGTTCAAACTCAAATAGATTACGTGATATAGCCGAGTCTTGCGGAGTTCAAGCATATCTGCTTAATGACGAAAGCGAAGTGGATCATAATATACTTAAAAACACAAATAGATTAGGTATAACAGCAGGGGCCTCTGCCCCTGAGATATTAGTTGGTAATTTGATCCAAAAAATTGCACAGAGTAGAAGAATTGAGGTGAAAAATGTGGATGGGATAATAGAGACGGTAAAATTTAAAATTCCAAATTTGTTGAAAGATGCAGATGTATAA
- a CDS encoding glutathione S-transferase family protein — translation MYKLYHHPACPFSRKVRIILNEVKAKHTLHEVKFWVANDELVKLNPAGNVPILVDKNYHVIYGNYAINEYLMEEYPMFSLQNKSVVEKTDYRMAMDWCENVFFTEVTKPIFEEKILNFLDRSSSPPDSGKIRQANRNLVKHIDYLQALLGDDYYLFDHKLTLADIVFASQISILDYVDSFNWKQSKEVKMWYSLVKSRPSFQNILQDRIANLNPPKHYSDPDF, via the coding sequence ATGTATAAATTATATCACCATCCTGCTTGCCCATTTTCAAGAAAGGTGCGTATTATATTGAACGAGGTAAAGGCCAAGCATACATTGCACGAGGTGAAGTTTTGGGTTGCTAACGATGAGTTAGTAAAATTGAATCCTGCTGGTAACGTACCTATTCTTGTTGATAAAAACTACCATGTAATTTATGGCAATTATGCTATAAATGAGTATCTTATGGAAGAATATCCCATGTTTTCTTTGCAAAACAAGTCAGTAGTTGAAAAGACAGACTATAGAATGGCTATGGATTGGTGCGAAAATGTTTTTTTTACAGAGGTGACGAAACCAATTTTTGAAGAAAAAATATTAAACTTTTTGGACAGAAGTTCATCCCCTCCTGATTCAGGAAAAATCAGGCAGGCTAACAGGAATTTGGTTAAACACATTGACTATTTACAAGCTTTACTTGGAGATGACTATTACTTGTTTGATCACAAACTAACTTTAGCTGACATTGTTTTTGCTTCACAAATTTCCATTTTAGATTATGTCGATTCGTTCAATTGGAAGCAAAGCAAAGAGGTGAAGATGTGGTATTCATTGGTGAAGTCAAGGCCGAGCTTTCAGAATATTTTGCAAGATAGAATTGCCAACTTAAATCCTCCCAAACACTATAGCGACCCAGATTTTTAG
- a CDS encoding IS5 family transposase (programmed frameshift) encodes MDLGLHRHDITDNMWDLIKDHLPGREGTWGGLAHNNRRFINAVFWILRTGSPWRDLPSEYGGWKNTHKRFCRWRDKRIWEALLEIFVKEPDMEWLMIDASHSKVHPHASGAKGGNQDMSRTKGGFNTKIHLAVDSHGMPLKVIITKGSEADCKQAVNLIEEMKAEYLLADRGYDVNYIIDHAQELGMRVVIPPKKNRITQRKYNKDLYKIRHIVENTFLHLKRWRGIATRYAKNSASFLAAIQIRCLSLWLKIS; translated from the exons ATGGATTTAGGGCTACATAGGCATGATATAACAGATAATATGTGGGATTTGATAAAGGATCATTTGCCAGGAAGGGAGGGTACGTGGGGAGGTTTGGCACATAATAACAGAAGATTCATTAACGCAGTATTTTGGATATTAAGAACAGGTTCTCCCTGGAGAGATTTGCCTTCAGAATATGGAGGATGGAAAAATACACATAAAAGATTTTGCAGATGGAGAGACAAAAGGATATGGGAGGCTTTATTGGAGATATTTGTGAAAGAACCTGATATGGAATGGTTAATGATAGACGCAAGTCATAGTAAAGTGCATCCACATGCTTCAGGTGCAAAAGGCGGCAATCAAGATATGAGTCGTACAAAAGGGGGCT TCAATACAAAGATTCACCTTGCCGTGGATTCACATGGTATGCCACTCAAAGTTATTATCACAAAAGGCTCAGAAGCTGATTGCAAGCAGGCTGTTAATCTTATTGAAGAGATGAAAGCTGAGTACTTACTAGCCGACAGAGGGTACGATGTTAATTACATAATTGACCATGCCCAAGAATTGGGCATGAGAGTTGTTATTCCTCCTAAAAAGAACAGAATCACCCAGAGAAAATACAATAAAGATTTATATAAAATAAGGCATATTGTAGAAAACACCTTTCTTCATCTTAAAAGATGGAGGGGAATTGCAACCAGATATGCTAAAAATTCAGCTTCTTTCCTTGCCGCAATTCAGATTAGATGTTTATCTCTTTGGCTTAAAATCTCATGA
- a CDS encoding ClpXP protease specificity-enhancing factor SspB produces MYYIVREALRIVENHGLSGNHHFYITCQTNYAGVEIPIKLKTLYPEEITIVIQHDFRNLTVFEDYFQIELSFGGKYSKLVIPFKAIISFADPSEMFLLEFNQETSDNEVQEHADHDSSISLKENHTINNIISLDQLRKSKK; encoded by the coding sequence ATGTATTATATTGTGAGGGAAGCACTAAGAATAGTGGAAAACCATGGTTTATCCGGAAATCACCATTTTTATATCACTTGCCAAACAAACTATGCAGGCGTTGAAATTCCAATTAAATTAAAAACCTTGTATCCAGAAGAAATAACAATCGTTATTCAACATGATTTTAGAAATTTAACTGTGTTTGAGGATTATTTCCAGATAGAGTTAAGTTTTGGTGGCAAGTATTCAAAACTTGTCATTCCATTTAAGGCTATCATATCTTTTGCAGATCCATCTGAGATGTTTTTACTGGAATTTAATCAGGAGACAAGTGATAATGAAGTACAAGAGCATGCTGATCATGATTCGTCAATTTCCTTAAAAGAAAATCACACTATTAATAATATAATTTCTTTAGATCAACTTCGTAAATCCAAGAAGTAG
- a CDS encoding IS6 family transposase, translating to MEVSHETIRAWCIKFGKRFLDIIKKKQRKVKDKWHLDEMSIKINGKYFILWRAVDEDGYEIDVFLQTRRNKKSAIRFLSRLLQSNPVPRVIVTDKLKSYTKPIKEMCPKTEHRRHKGLNNRVENAHQPTRRKEKCLIKFKSPSGVQQTLSLMGKIRNIFSVDVGRYINSSSKQKEMFFEAKSIWDHAAQSIAAA from the coding sequence ATAGAAGTAAGCCATGAAACGATAAGAGCATGGTGTATTAAATTTGGAAAAAGGTTTTTAGATATAATCAAGAAGAAGCAGAGGAAAGTAAAGGATAAATGGCATTTGGATGAGATGAGCATTAAAATTAACGGTAAATATTTTATTTTGTGGAGAGCTGTAGATGAAGATGGATATGAGATAGATGTCTTCCTACAGACCAGACGTAATAAAAAGTCTGCGATAAGGTTTTTATCAAGATTATTACAATCAAATCCAGTACCCAGAGTAATCGTGACAGATAAATTAAAAAGCTATACCAAACCTATAAAAGAAATGTGCCCTAAAACAGAGCATAGGCGCCATAAAGGATTAAATAATAGGGTTGAAAATGCACACCAACCAACACGCAGGAAAGAGAAATGCCTAATAAAATTCAAATCTCCTTCTGGGGTACAGCAAACTCTTTCTTTGATGGGAAAAATAAGGAACATATTTTCAGTAGATGTGGGCAGGTATATTAACAGTTCTAGCAAGCAAAAAGAAATGTTTTTCGAAGCTAAATCTATTTGGGATCACGCCGCTCAATCCATAGCTGCTGCATAA
- the gyrB gene encoding DNA topoisomerase (ATP-hydrolyzing) subunit B: MSAKIENYDADSIKVLKGLEAVKKRPGMYIGDTDDGSGLHHMVYEVVDNAIDEALAGHCDKVVVTINKDGSVTVLDNGRGIPTDLHKEEGISAAEVIMTQLHAGGKFDDNSYKISGGLHGVGVSVVNALSEWLELVIWRDGKEFNMRFEHGEKVREISSKESSEPTKTGTQVRFFPSDETFSQIEFNFTTLEHRFRELAFLNPEISIELYDKRGEEEKSANLHFEGGILNFVKYLDRAKQAINKVIRITGEQNGIYADVAFQWNNSYHENTLTFTNNIRQRDGGTHLTGFRGALTRVINNYAETNQLQKKQKIKLTPEDMREGLTSIISVRVPDPKFSSQTKDKLISSEVRAVVESIVSEELAKWLETNPKEAKVVVSRMAESAIAREAARKARDLSRKQTGMQISTLPGKLANCQEKDPAKSELFLVEGDSAGGSAKQGRDRKTQAILPLKGKILNVERARFDKMLNSAEIGTLITALGISLEDKEFDLTKLRYHKIIIMTDADVDGAHIRTLLLTFFFRYMPALIENGYLYIAQPPLYKVKRGQSDTYLKDESELYKYLKEIIQKNTIVRLDKSEVSEIETKDAINQLITFSNIIKAYTKQIPGYILESLLFTGFFKDTEQKHDTESIISYLNRYFVDSVVDWESKAIDDELELIKLEKGVRESYKICKNFFSEKNKESLNKLANNLDMFVTKGEIYYKEEKFEYSTILELIDKLFNSAKKGLYIQRFKGLGEMNPDQLWSTTLDPANRTLLQVKVDDISAAEEVFSTLMGDVVEPRREFIQTNALKVANLDY, from the coding sequence ATGTCCGCGAAAATAGAAAATTATGATGCTGATTCCATTAAGGTATTAAAAGGATTAGAGGCGGTAAAGAAACGTCCTGGAATGTATATCGGTGACACAGACGATGGCTCTGGGTTACACCATATGGTATATGAAGTTGTTGATAACGCGATAGATGAAGCATTAGCTGGGCATTGTGATAAAGTTGTGGTCACAATTAACAAAGATGGTTCTGTTACGGTTCTTGACAATGGTCGGGGCATACCAACAGATCTACATAAAGAAGAAGGTATTTCCGCTGCTGAAGTGATTATGACTCAATTGCATGCCGGTGGGAAGTTTGATGACAATTCGTACAAGATATCAGGTGGTCTCCATGGGGTTGGAGTTTCCGTTGTAAACGCATTGTCAGAATGGTTAGAACTTGTGATTTGGCGCGATGGCAAAGAATTTAACATGCGTTTTGAACATGGAGAGAAAGTAAGGGAAATTTCTTCTAAGGAAAGTTCTGAACCAACTAAAACCGGTACCCAAGTTAGATTTTTTCCTTCAGATGAAACTTTTTCTCAGATAGAATTTAACTTCACAACACTTGAACATAGGTTCAGAGAACTAGCCTTTCTAAACCCAGAAATTTCTATAGAGCTATACGATAAGCGCGGTGAAGAAGAAAAATCAGCAAACTTACACTTCGAAGGCGGTATTTTAAATTTTGTAAAGTATCTAGACAGAGCGAAACAAGCGATAAACAAAGTAATTAGGATTACTGGCGAGCAAAACGGCATATATGCCGACGTTGCATTCCAGTGGAATAATAGTTATCACGAAAACACTTTGACATTCACCAATAACATCAGACAAAGAGATGGTGGAACTCATTTGACAGGCTTTAGAGGCGCCTTAACCAGAGTGATAAATAACTACGCCGAAACCAATCAGTTGCAAAAAAAGCAGAAGATAAAACTAACTCCAGAAGATATGAGGGAAGGTTTAACATCGATTATATCTGTGCGTGTTCCGGATCCTAAATTTTCTTCTCAAACCAAAGATAAACTGATCAGCAGCGAAGTACGTGCAGTCGTGGAATCTATAGTGTCGGAAGAGCTTGCAAAATGGCTTGAGACTAACCCAAAAGAAGCCAAAGTAGTTGTCAGCAGGATGGCTGAATCTGCGATAGCACGCGAGGCTGCAAGGAAAGCTCGCGACCTTTCGCGCAAACAAACTGGCATGCAAATATCGACATTGCCAGGAAAACTTGCGAATTGCCAAGAGAAGGACCCAGCTAAATCAGAACTTTTTTTGGTTGAGGGAGATTCTGCTGGTGGTTCTGCAAAACAAGGACGTGATAGAAAGACTCAAGCCATCTTACCACTAAAAGGTAAAATATTGAACGTCGAGAGAGCAAGGTTTGACAAGATGTTGAACTCTGCTGAGATAGGCACACTGATTACCGCCCTTGGGATCAGTCTTGAAGACAAAGAATTTGATTTAACCAAGTTACGGTATCATAAAATTATCATAATGACTGATGCTGACGTGGATGGGGCACATATCAGGACTTTACTATTAACCTTTTTCTTCAGGTATATGCCAGCGCTGATAGAAAATGGTTATTTGTATATTGCTCAACCACCATTGTATAAAGTAAAAAGGGGACAGTCTGATACATATCTGAAAGATGAGTCTGAACTTTATAAATATTTGAAAGAGATTATACAGAAAAATACCATCGTGAGATTAGATAAATCAGAGGTATCAGAGATTGAAACAAAGGACGCCATTAATCAGTTGATAACCTTCTCAAACATTATTAAGGCTTACACCAAGCAGATACCTGGCTATATCCTAGAGAGTTTATTATTCACAGGTTTTTTCAAGGATACAGAACAGAAGCATGATACAGAGAGCATAATATCCTATTTAAACCGATATTTTGTTGACAGTGTCGTAGATTGGGAATCTAAAGCCATTGACGATGAATTGGAGTTGATAAAACTGGAAAAAGGTGTCAGGGAGAGCTATAAAATTTGTAAAAACTTCTTTTCTGAAAAAAACAAGGAATCGCTCAATAAATTGGCAAACAACCTAGATATGTTCGTTACGAAAGGAGAAATCTATTATAAAGAAGAAAAATTTGAATACAGCACCATATTGGAATTGATAGATAAACTATTTAATAGTGCTAAAAAAGGTCTTTATATCCAGAGATTTAAAGGGCTGGGCGAAATGAATCCAGATCAGCTATGGAGCACAACACTTGACCCTGCCAATAGGACATTGTTACAGGTTAAAGTTGACGACATCAGTGCGGCTGAAGAGGTGTTTTCAACGCTTATGGGGGACGTGGTTGAGCCTAGAAGAGAGTTTATTCAAACCAACGCTCTTAAGGTTGCTAATCTGGATTATTAG
- a CDS encoding DDE-type integrase/transposase/recombinase — MLRAKRDKRAAKAFFRKAIKSSGQPIKVNIDKSGSNTSALNSINKPLSKEDQIEIRHNKYLNNRIEGDHRFVKKRTRPMLGFKSFRSAARTIAGIELLHMIKKGQLADNDNYNSDFDKFLSLTA; from the coding sequence ATGCTAAGAGCAAAAAGAGATAAAAGGGCAGCTAAAGCGTTTTTCAGGAAAGCAATTAAATCTAGTGGCCAGCCTATAAAGGTTAATATAGATAAAAGTGGCTCTAATACTTCTGCTTTGAATTCGATCAATAAGCCATTATCTAAAGAAGACCAAATAGAAATTAGGCATAACAAATATCTAAACAATAGGATAGAAGGCGATCACAGATTTGTAAAGAAACGAACTAGACCGATGCTTGGTTTCAAATCCTTTAGAAGTGCCGCCAGGACTATTGCAGGAATAGAGCTCTTGCACATGATTAAAAAAGGACAACTTGCTGACAATGACAATTATAATTCTGACTTTGATAAATTTCTTTCACTAACTGCTTAA
- the feoB gene encoding ferrous iron transport protein B, giving the protein MKKVSIGIIGNPNSGKSTIFNSLTGLDQKTGNWAGVTVKKRIGIVSTCDAELEITDLPGLYSLGVGEGRSSDQNLAVDFIAKEQFDYLINVIDSTNLARHLYLTLQLLERKIPIVLVLNMDDVARKKGIIIDEKKLSQTLNCPVIKASARNKYDTLKLKNFLLNYENTPQFFDILELYPSQIRQFYLSLKNLLESKAYELTNHNKMTLLEGNLADHYPKDIKTFAQAAYQDIERDMGQTPAFALVNSRYSAIDTVAKKVLKTEISPSESFSDKLDNIFLNKILGLPIFLFIMYLTFIFSINFGGAFQEFFNIFAEATFIDIPVLITSKIYDAKWLGMIVQGLGGGIQTVASFIPIIAAMYVFLAFLDDAGYVARASVITNRWMKGLGLSGQSFFPLIIGLGCNVPAIMGTRILGSRRERISTIMMIPFVSCAARLAVYMMFCLVFFPNHTQNILFLLYAISGIMGVITGLLVNDKSYSAHPKMLIELPEYRLPSIKKIISSGILQTKSFILGAGKTIIIVFLIISFISFIKIPIKEKITEEIIEISLVSFIGQRSTILFKPLGLEEKNWPAVVGIFTGILAKEMVVGTLVSLYTDDELQVRMDSPKIIEKYKQAVLSIPKNLANMFYKSGEAIPDGLVTSVANNIGENFDDKLAVFAYLIFILIYFPCVSVFGVIANEVGKKWAIISALWSTISAYAVATIFYQTASIFINGNHDYKFLILGIGLFGISAYILRSYVTYTLSKEEKGAMIGTLQ; this is encoded by the coding sequence ATGAAGAAAGTCTCTATTGGAATAATTGGCAATCCTAATTCTGGAAAATCAACCATATTTAATTCGTTGACAGGGTTAGATCAAAAAACCGGCAACTGGGCTGGAGTTACGGTTAAAAAAAGAATTGGTATTGTTTCTACTTGTGATGCTGAACTTGAAATCACTGATTTACCTGGTTTATATTCTTTAGGTGTAGGGGAGGGAAGGTCTTCAGACCAAAACCTAGCAGTTGATTTTATTGCCAAAGAGCAATTTGATTATCTAATCAATGTCATCGATAGCACTAACCTAGCGCGTCATTTATATCTCACATTACAGCTCCTTGAGCGCAAAATCCCCATAGTCTTAGTATTAAACATGGATGACGTAGCAAGAAAAAAAGGAATTATTATTGATGAAAAAAAATTATCTCAAACCTTAAATTGTCCAGTAATAAAAGCTTCTGCAAGAAACAAATATGATACCTTAAAGCTAAAAAATTTCCTACTTAACTACGAAAATACTCCTCAGTTTTTTGATATTTTAGAATTATACCCCAGTCAAATCAGACAATTTTATTTGAGTTTGAAGAATCTTTTAGAGTCTAAAGCGTACGAATTAACAAATCACAATAAAATGACATTGCTGGAAGGGAATCTGGCTGACCACTATCCCAAAGATATAAAAACCTTTGCACAAGCAGCGTATCAAGATATTGAAAGAGACATGGGGCAAACACCTGCATTCGCCCTTGTAAACAGCCGCTATAGCGCCATAGATACAGTAGCAAAAAAGGTTTTAAAAACAGAAATCAGTCCTTCAGAATCTTTCTCCGATAAGCTGGATAATATTTTTCTCAATAAAATTTTGGGATTGCCTATTTTTTTATTTATAATGTATCTGACTTTTATCTTTAGTATAAATTTTGGCGGTGCTTTCCAAGAGTTTTTTAATATTTTCGCTGAAGCAACTTTTATAGATATACCGGTTTTAATAACCTCCAAGATTTACGATGCCAAGTGGTTGGGTATGATAGTACAAGGGTTGGGGGGAGGTATCCAGACTGTAGCCTCATTCATCCCCATTATCGCCGCGATGTATGTATTCTTAGCATTCCTAGATGATGCAGGCTACGTCGCCAGAGCCTCAGTAATTACTAATAGATGGATGAAAGGCTTGGGATTGTCAGGACAATCCTTTTTTCCATTGATAATCGGGTTAGGCTGCAATGTCCCAGCCATTATGGGCACTAGGATACTAGGTAGTCGTAGAGAAAGAATTTCTACAATAATGATGATACCATTTGTTTCCTGTGCGGCAAGGCTTGCGGTTTACATGATGTTTTGCCTTGTATTCTTCCCCAACCACACGCAAAATATTTTATTTCTTCTTTATGCTATTAGCGGAATAATGGGCGTTATAACTGGCTTGCTAGTTAATGATAAGTCATATAGTGCGCATCCCAAAATGCTTATAGAATTGCCAGAATATAGGCTGCCAAGCATCAAAAAAATTATTAGTAGTGGAATTTTACAAACAAAATCTTTTATACTGGGAGCTGGCAAAACTATAATCATAGTATTCTTAATAATAAGCTTTATCAGTTTTATAAAAATTCCAATAAAAGAAAAAATAACAGAAGAAATAATAGAAATAAGTTTGGTAAGTTTCATTGGGCAGAGGTCCACCATTCTTTTTAAGCCTCTGGGCTTAGAGGAAAAAAATTGGCCAGCTGTGGTTGGAATCTTTACCGGAATATTAGCAAAAGAGATGGTTGTAGGCACTTTGGTATCTTTATACACGGATGATGAACTGCAAGTGCGAATGGATAGCCCCAAAATCATAGAAAAATACAAACAAGCCGTGCTAAGTATACCAAAAAATCTTGCAAACATGTTTTATAAAAGCGGAGAGGCTATTCCAGATGGTTTAGTCACTTCTGTTGCTAACAATATTGGGGAAAATTTTGATGATAAATTGGCTGTTTTCGCCTATCTCATATTCATTTTAATATATTTTCCCTGTGTTTCGGTATTTGGGGTTATAGCGAATGAGGTAGGGAAAAAATGGGCTATTATATCTGCATTATGGTCGACTATATCGGCTTATGCGGTTGCCACAATTTTTTACCAGACAGCAAGCATATTCATAAACGGTAACCACGATTATAAGTTTCTGATACTAGGAATCGGCCTATTTGGTATTTCAGCATATATATTGAGGTCTTATGTTACGTACACATTATCTAAAGAGGAGAAGGGGGCAATGATAGGCACACTCCAATAA
- a CDS encoding FeoA family protein: MGKISLTMLSKGANFVIQSFSLDNIQKLKLMELGFLPKIKMQLLHKNRFGSVIVRTNGTKYAIDNSIAQNLLITRSI, translated from the coding sequence ATGGGTAAGATATCACTAACGATGTTAAGTAAAGGGGCTAATTTTGTTATACAAAGCTTCTCTTTAGACAATATTCAAAAACTTAAGCTGATGGAATTAGGCTTTTTGCCTAAGATCAAGATGCAGCTCTTGCATAAAAACAGGTTTGGCTCAGTTATTGTTAGAACTAATGGAACAAAGTATGCTATTGATAATTCAATTGCACAAAACCTACTTATAACTAGGAGCATATAA
- the ccmA gene encoding heme ABC exporter ATP-binding protein CcmA codes for MLTCDNISAQKNGRTLFSRFGITLFPGACLLIKGRNGIGKSTLLRIIANLTHKSEGNIFFNTLNVKLALHEFYSLLFYINTQDILDKNQTVLQNLKFWAKLYNQEINILAAVKTFALEPYVHTAVSNLSQGFKQRVLLARLLLNNTKIWLLDEPLNGLDNYGKDIFVNLVKARCMQSGIVIIVTHDEIPITNACKVNLEDFYNV; via the coding sequence ATGCTAACCTGCGATAACATATCTGCACAAAAAAATGGACGTACGTTATTTTCCCGCTTTGGGATTACGTTATTTCCTGGGGCCTGTTTATTGATAAAGGGGCGAAATGGTATTGGCAAATCCACTTTACTAAGGATAATAGCTAATTTAACCCATAAAAGCGAAGGGAACATATTCTTCAATACACTCAATGTAAAATTAGCATTGCATGAGTTTTATAGCTTGCTTTTTTATATCAATACACAGGATATCTTGGATAAAAACCAAACTGTGCTACAAAATTTAAAATTTTGGGCAAAACTTTATAATCAAGAGATAAATATCCTAGCCGCAGTTAAAACTTTCGCTTTAGAGCCATATGTACATACAGCAGTCTCAAATTTATCTCAGGGGTTTAAACAAAGAGTTCTGCTTGCAAGACTCTTGCTTAATAACACAAAGATCTGGCTCTTGGATGAGCCTTTAAACGGGTTGGATAACTATGGCAAAGATATATTTGTGAATTTAGTAAAGGCTAGGTGTATGCAATCAGGCATTGTAATTATAGTCACCCATGATGAGATACCTATTACTAACGCATGCAAAGTCAACTTAGAAGATTTTTACAATGTATAG